In one window of Nicotiana tabacum cultivar K326 chromosome 12, ASM71507v2, whole genome shotgun sequence DNA:
- the LOC107786673 gene encoding 1-aminocyclopropane-1-carboxylate oxidase 5-like, with the protein MAIPVIDFSKLNGEERAKTLAQIATCCEEWGFFQLVNHGISVELLEKVKKVSSECFKKEREENFNKSTAVKLLNEVVENKSNGKVENVDWEDVFLLTDDNEWSSNIPQFRETMEEYRSELKKIAERVMEVMDENLGLAKGYIKKAFNNNGEETSENAFFGTKVSHYPPCPHPEKVNGLRAHTDAGGVILLFQDDQVDGLQILKDGEWIDVQPVENAIVINTGDQIEVLSNGKYKSVWHRVLAKENGNRRSIASFYNPSLKATIAPAPELIVENNNNKEEVELSTYPAFVFGDYMNVYTEQKFLPKEPRFRAVRAM; encoded by the exons ATGGCTATTCCTGTTATTGATTTTTCCAAGCTTAATGGAGAGGAGAGAGCTAAGACTCTGGCTCAGATTGCCACTTGCTGTGAAGAGTGGGGATTCTTTCag TTGGTGAATCATGGGATTTCTGTGGAGCTACTTGAGAAGGTAAAGAAAGTTAGTTCTGAATGCttcaagaaggaaagagaagagaaCTTCAACAAGTCAACAGCAGTGAAGTTGCTGAATGAGGTTGTGGAGAATAAGAGCAATGGCAAAGTTGAAAATGTAGACTGGGAAGATGTCTTCCTTCTCACTGACGATAATGAATGGTCCTCCAATATTCCTCAATTCAG GGAAACAATGGAAGAGTATCGATCAGAACTGAAGAAGATAGCAGAGAGAGTCATGGAAGTAATGGACGAAAACTTAGGTTTAGCAAAAGGGTACATCAAAAAAGCCTTCAATAATAACGGGGAAGAAACATCAGAAAATGCATTTTTTGGGACTAAAGTCAGCCATTATCCACCTTGTCCTCATCCAGAAAAAGTGAATGGCCTAAGAGCACATACTGATGCTGGAGGTGTAATTTTACTCTTTCAAGATGATCAAGTGGATGGTCTCCAAATCCTAAAAGACGGCGAATGGATCGATGTTCAGCCTGTTGAAAACGCCATTGTTATCAACACTGGCGATCAAATTGAGGTCCTTAGCAATGGGAAATATAAGAGTGTTTGGCATCGTGTTTTGGCTAAAGAAAATGGGAATAGGAGATCTATTGCTTCTTTTTACAACCCTTCTTTGAAAGCTACTATTGCTCCAGCACCAGAGTTAATTGtggagaataataataataaggaagAAGTGGAATTAAGTACTTATCCAGCTTTTGTGTTTGGTGATTACATGAATGTTTATACCGAGCAGAAGTTTCTACCTAAAGAGCCAAGATTCCGAGCTGTTAGAGCCATGTGA